One genomic window of Cricetulus griseus strain 17A/GY chromosome 3, alternate assembly CriGri-PICRH-1.0, whole genome shotgun sequence includes the following:
- the LOC103163167 gene encoding olfactory receptor 52Z1-like isoform X2, translated as MTSSTSLNYTNLRDIWYTMIGIPGLEDTHIWLSIPICSMYIVAVVGNTSLILLISTERSLHEPMYFFLSMLALADIFLSTVTIPKVLAIFWFQAGGISFASCVSQMFFLHFVFVTESGILLSMAFDRYVAICYPLRYINILTPSVIRKMGTASVTRSFFICFPLIFLVYRLTYCGRKIIHHSYCEHMGIARLACDSIKVNIYYGIVVALFSICLDVVLIIVSYVLILCAVFRIPSRDAQLKALSTCGSHVCVILLFYTPVFFSSLAHRFGGHSIPEHVHILLANLYVVLPPSLNPIIYGVKTKQIKERFVQVFSLNKALC; from the coding sequence ATGACATCGTCAACCTCATTAAATTATACCAATCTCAGAGACATCTGGTACACCATGATTGGGATCCCAGGACTAGAAGACACACACATTTGGCTCTCCATCCCCATCTGTTCAATGTACATAGTAGCTGTTGTAGGCAATACATCCCTAATATTGCTGATATCCACTGAGCGTAGTCTTCATGAACCCATGTACTTTTTCCTTTCAATGTTGGCCCTGGCAGATATCTTCCTGTCCACAGTGACCATTCCAAAGGTATTAGCAATATTCTGGTTCCAGGCTGGTGGCATTTCTTTTGCTAGCTGCGTGTCCCAGATGTTTTTTCTCCACTTTGTCTTTGTGACAGAGTCTGGAATATTGTTATCCATGGCATTTGACCGTTATGTTGCCATCTGCTATCCACTAAGATATATCAACATTCTAACCCCATCTGTCATCAGAAAAATGGGCACTGCATCTGTGACTAGAAGCTTCTTCATATGCTTTCCCCTGATCTTCCTTGTTTATCGGCTCACCTACTGTGGGAGGAAGATCATTCATCACTCCTACTGTGAACACATGGGCATTGCCAGGTTGGCCTGTGACAGCATCAAGGTCAATATTTACTATGGGATTGTTGTAGCTTTATTTTCCATATGCCTAGATGTGGTACTGATCATTGTCTCATATGTCCTTATACTTTGTGCTGTGTTTAGAATTCCTTCTCGAGATGCCCAACTCAAGGCTTTGAGTACATGTGGCTCTCATGTCTGTGTTATCCTACTATTCTATAcaccagttttcttttcttcccttgctCACCGTTTTGGAGGTCACAGTATACCAGAGCATGTTCACATCCTCCTTGCTAATCTCTATGTggttctcccaccctccctcaaCCCTATCATTTATGGAGTGAAGACAAAGCAAATTAAGGAGAGATTTGTTCAGGTCTTTTCTTTGAACAAGGCACTTTGTTGA
- the LOC100750846 gene encoding olfactory receptor 52Z1-like, whose protein sequence is MAMSSNHTNLRDIWYTMVGIPGLEYAHIWLSIPICSMYIVALAGNTLLIFLIFTDHSLHEPMYLFLSILALADIILSTVTTPKVLAIFWFRAGGISFASCVSQMFFLHFMFVTESAILLAMAFDRYVAICFPLRYTTILTPLVIARMGIASVTRSFLICFPLVFLVYRLTYCGRNIIHHSYCEHMGIARLACDNIKVNIYYGMTVPLFSIGLDIVLIIISYILILHSVFRIPSRDARLKALGTCGSHVCVILLFYTPSLFTFFAHRFGGHSIPRHMHILFANLYVVVPPTLNPIIYGVKTKQIQDRIFQMFSFHKACF, encoded by the coding sequence ATGGCAATGTCTTCAAATCACACCAACCTCAGGGACATCTGGTACACAATGGTTGGGATCCCAGGGCTAGAATATGCACACATTTGGCTTTCTATCCCCATTTGTTCAATGTACATAGTGGCCCTTGCAGGCAACACCCTATTAATATTTCTGATCTTTACTGATCACAGTCTTCATGAACCCATGTACCTTTTCCTCTCCATATTGGCCCTGGCTGATATCATTCTATCTACAGTGACCACACCAAAGGTTCTTGCCATCTTCTGGTTTCGAGCTGGTGGCATTTCTTTTGCTAGCTGTGTGTCTCAGATGTTTTTTCTCCACTTTATGTTTGTGACAGAGTCTGCCATACTGCTAGCTATGGCATTTGACCGTTATGTGGCCATCTGCTTTCCACTAAGGTACACCACCATTCTAACCCCATTAGTCATCGCCAGAATGGGCATTGCATCTGTGACTAGAAGCTTCCTCATCTGTTTCCCCTTGGTCTTTCTAGTTTATCGGCTCACCTATTGTGGAAGAAATATCATTCATCACTCATACTGTGAACACATGGGAATTGCCAGGTTGGCCTGTGACAATATCAAAGTCAATATTTACTATGGAATGACTGTACCTTTATTTTCCATAGGTCTAGACATTGTACTTATCATCATCTCTTACATCCTTATACTTCATTCAGTATTTAGAATTCCTTCTCGAGATGCCCGACTCAAGGCTCTGGGTACATGCGGCTCCCATGTCTGTGTCATCCTTCTGTTCTATACACCTTCTCTCTTCACCTTTTTTGCTCATCGTTTTGGAGGCCACAGCATACCGCGTCACATGCACATTCTCTTTGCTAACCTCTACGTGGTAGTACCTCCTACACTCAACCCAATCATTTATGGAGTGAAGACAAAGCAaattcaagacaggatttttcagatgttttctttCCATAAGGCATGTTTTTGA
- the LOC107976987 gene encoding olfactory receptor 51V1-like isoform X3, which produces MSFILMSNLSTSRFVLTGFPGMEVYYLLFAIPFSTIYAMVFLGNCMVLHVIRTEPSLHQPMFYFLAMLALTDLCMGLSTVHTVLGILWGFIQDISLDACIAQSYFIHGLSFMESSVLLSMSFDRYIAICNPLRYSSILTNDKILKIGVFILCRSSLLISPAIIRLKFLNYCQPHFLSHSFCLHQDLIRMACSDIRFNSFYALALVICTLLLDAVLILASYVMILHTVLSIASREERIKSLQTCVSHISAVLVFYIPIIGLTMVHRFGKHLSPLVHVLMGNIYILFPPLMNPIIYSIKTQQIRVRIQRLFSLNET; this is translated from the coding sequence ATGTCTTTTATCTTGATGTCAAACTTAAGTACTTCTAGATTTGTTCTCACTGGATTTCCTGGCATGgaagtttattatttattgtttgccATTCCTTTCTCAACAATCTATGCAATGGTATTCCTGGGAAACTGCATGGTGTTGCATGTGATCCGGACTGAGCCAAGCCTTCACCAACCCATGTTCTATTTCCTGGCCATGCTAGCCCTCACAGACCTGTGCATGGGACTCTCCACTGTGCACACAGTGCTGGGCATCCTTTGGGGCTTCATTCAAGACATCAGCCTCGATGCCTGTATTGCACAGTCTTATTTCATTCATGGGTTGTCCTTCATGGAGTCCTCTGTTCTCCTCTCCATGTCCTTTGATCGCTACATTGCCATTTGCAACCCTCTACGCTATTCCTCCATCCTAACCAAtgacaaaattttgaaaataggAGTGTTCATTTTATGTAGAAGTTCTTTGCTCATTTCTCCAGCCATCATCCGCCTGAAGTTCTTAAATTACTGCCAGCCTCAtttcctctctcactctttctgccTGCACCAAGACTTAATTCGAATGGCATGCTCAGATATCCGCTTCAACAGCTTCTATGCTCTGGCTCTGGTGATTTGCACCCTGTTATTGGATGCAGTGCTCATTCTTGCCTCCTATGTGATGATCCTGCACACAGTTCTATCTATTGCTTCTCGGGAGGAGAGAATCAAATCTCTGCAGACTTGTGTTTCCCACATCTctgctgttttggttttctacATCCCCATCATTGGTCTGACCATGGTTCACCGCTTTGGGAAGCACCTCTCTCCACTGGTTCACGTCCTCATGGGCAACATCTACATCCTTTTCCCACCCTTGATGAACCCCATTATATACAGTATCAAGACTCAACAGATACGAGTGAGAATCCAGAGACTGTTTTCCTTGAATGAAACCTAA
- the LOC100769229 gene encoding LOW QUALITY PROTEIN: olfactory receptor 52Z1-like (The sequence of the model RefSeq protein was modified relative to this genomic sequence to represent the inferred CDS: inserted 1 base in 1 codon) — translation MTTFSSTLNHTNLRDIWYSMTGIPGLEDAHKWISIPICSMYIVAIAGNALLLFLIITERSLHEPMYLFLSMLALADIFLSTVTTPKMLAIFWFQAGGISFASCVSQMFFLHFIFVAESAIQXAMAFDRYVAICYPLRYTNILTPSVISKMGIASVTRSFFICFPLIFLVYRLTYCGKNIIRHSYCEHMGIARLACDSIKVNIYYGVIVALFSTCLDVVLIIVSYVLILCAVFRIPSRDARLKALGTCGSHVCVILLFYTPAFFSFFAHRFGGHSIPLHVHILIANLYVVVPPTVNPIIYGVKTKQIQQRVIQIFSLGKTFC, via the exons ATGACAACATTTTCATCCACTTTAAACCACACCAATCTCAGAGACATCTGGTACAGCATGACTGGGATCCCAGGACTAGAAGATGCACACAAGTGGATCTCCATCCCTATCTGTTCAATGTACATAGTGGCCATTGCAGGCAATGCACTGCTACTATTTCTGATTATCACAGAGCGCAGCCTTCATGAACCCATGTACCTTTTCCTCTCCATGTTGGCCCTGGCTGACATCTTTCTGTCCACAGTCACAACACCGAAAATGTTAGCAATCTTCTGGTTCCAAGCTGGAGGCATTTCTTTTGCTAGCTGTGTGTCACAGATGTTTTTCCTCCACTTCATCTTTGTAGCAGAGTCTGCCATAC ATGCTATGGCATTTGATCGATATGTGGCCATCTGCTATCCACTAAGATACACCAATATTCTAACCCCATCAGTCATCAGCAAAATGGGTATTGCATCTGTGACTAGAAGCTTCTTCATCTGCTTCCCCCTGATCTTCCTTGTTTATCGGCTCACCTACTGTGGGAAGAACATCATTCGACATTCATACTGTGAACACATGGGCATTGCCAGGTTGGCCTGTGACAGCATCAAGGTCAATATTTACTACGGGGTTATAGTGGCTCTATTTTCTACCTGCCTAGATGTGGTACTGATCATTGTCTCATATGTTCTTATACTTTGTGCTGTGTTTAGAATTCCTTCTCGAGATGCCAGACTCAAGGCTCTGGGTACATGTGGCTCCCATGTCTGTGTTATTCTCCTGTTCTACAcaccagcttttttttctttctttgctcacCGTTTTGGGGGTCACAGTATACCACTACATGTTCACATTCTCATTGCTAACCTCTATGTGGTAGTACCACCCACTGTCAATCCCATCATCTATGGTGTGAAGACTAAGCAAATTCAGCAGAGGGTTATCCAAATCTTTTCTTTAGGTAAGACATTTTGTTGA